A region from the Canis lupus dingo isolate Sandy chromosome X, ASM325472v2, whole genome shotgun sequence genome encodes:
- the TIMP1 gene encoding metalloproteinase inhibitor 1 — protein MSNASRKPGGLWFPHRCHPRPSRGHLSSTAQAPPPSPQTQRPERLTREPTMAPFAPLASCILLLLWLTAPSRACTCAPPHPQTAFCNSQIVIRAKFVGTAEVNQTDLNRRYEIKMTKMFKGFSALGNASDIRFVDTPALESVCGYLHRSQNRSEEFLVAGNLRDGHLQINTCSFVAPWSSLSTAQRRGFTKTYAAGCEGCTVFTCSSIPCKLQSDTHCLWTDQFLTGSDKGFQSRHLACLPREPGICTWQSLRPRMA, from the exons ATGAGTAATGCATCCAGGAAGCCTGGAGGCCTGTGGTTTCCGCACCGCTGCCACCCCCGCCCCTCGCGTGGACATTTATCCTCCACTGCTCAGGCCCCGCCGCCATCGCCGCAGACCCAGCGCCCAGAGAGACTCACCAGAG AACCCACCATGGCACCCTTTGCGCCCCTGGCCTCCTGCATCCTGCTGTTGCTGTGGCTGACCGCCCCCAGCAGGGCCTGTAcctgtgccccaccccacccgcaGACAGCCTTCTGCAACTCCCAAATCG TCATCAGGGCCAAGTTCGTGGGGACCGCAGAAGTCAACCAGACCGACTTAAACCGGCGTTATGAGATCAAGATGACCAAG ATGTTCAAGGGTTTCAGCGCCTTGGGGAATGCCTCGGACATCCGCTTCGTCGACACCCCGGCCCTGGAGAGCGTCTGCGGATACTTGCACAGGTCCCAGAACCGCAGCGAGGAGTTTCTGGTCGCCg GAAACCTGCGGGACGGACACTTGCAGATCAACACCTGCAGTTTCGTGGCCCCGTGGAGCAGCCTGAGTACCGCTCAGCGCCGGGGCTTCACCAAGACCTATGCTGCTGGCTGTGAGGGGTGCACA GTGTTTACCTGTTCATCCATCCCCTGCAAACTGCAGAGTGACACTCACTGCTTGTGGACGGACCAGTTCCTCACAGGCTCTGACAAGGGTTTCCAGAGCCGCCACCTGGCCTGCCTGCCAAGAGAGCCAGGGATATGCACCTGGCAGTCCCTGCGGCCCCGGATGGCCTAA